The nucleotide sequence TCAACCAGCGCCGCCGGCGCTTCCGGTGGGACGTGCACCAGAAAATCGGAGAGGAAGAGGAAGAACGGGCGGTCGCGGTTTTCTTCAATAAAACTGATCGCGCGGTCGGCAAGATAATCGCTCAAATAGAGATCTTCCGGCAGATTGCCGGGCGCCGGCCAGATGGATGCTTTATAATGGCGCGGCCTGCACAACGCCAGATCGTCAAATCCGCGGATTTCATCTTCAAAGGCATCCAGCGGAACATTGCCGCCCCAGCCGACGTGCCACTTGCCGAACAGCGCCGTTTTATAACCGGCTTTTTGCAGCGCCGTTCCGATTGTCTCGCAATCCGTTCCAATACCTTTGGCATTTTCCGGCGCGAGCAGCAGATTTTCATCCCAGTCCGGACCGTTCATCACAGAACCTGCCCAGCCCGGCGTCCCTTTGTCAAACCGGTGGCGGCTGCCGACGGTGTAGACGCCGTGACGCGGGATATACTGTCCGGTGATTAAGCTGGCGCGCGACGGCGCACAGTTCGGCGCGGCGCTGTAAGCATCCGTAAATTTCATTCCGTCACGACAAAGCTGATCGAGATGAGGTGTTTCATGAAAATCGCTGCCGAACGCCGCGAGGTCTGTCCAGCCGAGATCGTCCGCAAACAAAAATACAATATTCGGCGAGCGCGTCTCTGTTTCTTTGCAGCCGGACATCAGCAGGCAGCTGGAAGAAATTACGGCACCGTAAATTAACCGGTCAGCTTTCATAACATTTTCTCTTTCGCGTCACGTATTACTTAATATTTTTATCGGCGGTTAATTCATCATTGCCAGAATACGCTCTTTCATTTCAGCGGTGGTTTGCACCGCTTTTTCGGCAGTAGGTTCATAAATTTCGGAGATAAGCGGAATAAGCCGGTTTTTCTCTTTCAGTTTTTCTGCAATTTTTTCCAGATCCAGACAAAGACCGTAACCGAACGCACGATGCGCTGTTCCCAGCGCCGCATTTTCCGCCCAGTT is from Kiritimatiellales bacterium and encodes:
- a CDS encoding sulfatase, whose product is MKADRLIYGAVISSSCLLMSGCKETETRSPNIVFLFADDLGWTDLAAFGSDFHETPHLDQLCRDGMKFTDAYSAAPNCAPSRASLITGQYIPRHGVYTVGSRHRFDKGTPGWAGSVMNGPDWDENLLLAPENAKGIGTDCETIGTALQKAGYKTALFGKWHVGWGGNVPLDAFEDEIRGFDDLALCRPRHYKASIWPAPGNLPEDLYLSDYLADRAISFIEENRDRPFFLFLSDFLVHVPPEAPAALVEKYKNKPAGVRHKDPVYAAMVESLDISMGRILARLDELGLRENTLVVFTSDNGGDARTSNAPLRGVKGMFFEGGIRVPMIARWPGVIKPGSVCETPVINLDFFPTFTAAAGSPVNKTSDLLDGAELMPLFSGAGNLLSDRSIFWYSPGYLPGKPGGPGRQSPSAVIRSGSYKLIHFFEDDHIELYNLRADVGEKHNLAESLPVVAEKLKMELDAWREETGAAIPPRNPNPKYGVMPMLF